The DNA sequence AAATACTGATACTGGTCGCCGAAGCGCTTGCCTGCTGTCCCATCGCCCCAAGAAAAACGACAATCATCCGTGTTTCCAGGGGTAAAATAAAACTTTCAATCAGCCGATACCAACCCATCTTTAAGAAAATCGAGGTTAAAAGTTCGTTAAAAGTTGTTAGGAAAGGTAAAAGCAATAAGAAAATCGCCAAGAGACTAAAAATCGTTAGAAATGTTGCCTTAGGATTCCCCTTCACCTAATTACCTCCGATTTGTTGATTTAACCATTGATTGGTCTTATCAATTTGGTATGCCAAACGGTATTCCTCAAGCGCCCTTAACGTCTCACCCCTGGTAAAATACATCTTCCCCAGGGTTACATGTTGACGGAAAAGAAAATATTTATTATCCGTCTTTGGTCTTAAGTCTTTCATGGCTTCGATATTTTTGCTCGTGGTCGCCTGATAAAGACTTTTTGGGGCGGAAAACTCTAAAAAAGGGTGGTTGTCGGTATTTTCTTTGGCTCCCTGAATAAACTTAACTATGCCTTCTTGACCCAACGCTAAATAGCTTAAAAACTGTTCGGCACTTTCAATGAAAATCCGCCCAAATTCATTTTTGATAAGTTTCTGCTCTAATTTCTGGCTGATTAAATCAGCATCTAAATTTATCGGTTCCTGACTGCCCAAGAGCAGCAAATCGTAAGAAGAAAGATTGTCCCAAACAGTAGTATAGGGAAAAACCGATTGAAAAGTCTTAATCTCCGTTTTTAAATCGTCTGTTTTAAGACTGTAAAGTTGAATCCAGTGGGCAAAAATGCCACCCTTATTAAGACGTTTTTTCGCCAACTCAAAATACTCTTTGGTGAAAAGTTTAGAATTTCCCGACAGCCAAATATTCGAAGGTTCGGAAGTAATCACATCGTATTTTTCCGTTCCTTTCAAAAGATAATTTCTACCGTCCCCTGTCACCACTTTTAGTCTTTGGTCTTCTATGGCCCGATGGTTTACCTCACTGAAATATTTATTGGCTTCAATAATGGCTGGTTCAATTTCCACCGCCTCGATATTTTTGGCCGGAAATTGTTCAACAGAACCTAGGGTTATCCCTGATCCTAACCCAACCACCAAGACATCTTCTGGATTAGGATGTAAGATCATCGGTAATGCTCCTGAGAGAACCTGTGTGTCAATATCCAAACCGGTTGAAGCATCGGTTTTCCCGTCAATGCGCAAAAAAACCTGCGCCCCGAGTTTTTTAACGGCCACTGTTACCTCAATCCCTTCCCGATAATAAAGAAAGTCGGAGCCCTGCATTCTTTTTTCGGCTTGCTCTTGGCTGTCTTGGATGAAAAAACGCCAATTGGCATATGGCCCGGAAACTAAAAAATGTTTGTTCCATAATGGCCATAAATAACCAATCAAAAGAATGACTAAGATAACAAAAGAGATCAAAATTCTCGGAAAACTTCGCTTGTCTTTGACAATAAGCCAAACTGCCAAAAAAAGATAAATCGCTGCCATCAGCCAAATTCCCTTCTGGACGCCGATTCGAGGAA is a window from the Patescibacteria group bacterium genome containing:
- a CDS encoding fused MFS/spermidine synthase; protein product: MINLRRLLVLFFFLSGFCALTYQVVWQRQLALVFGTTAYATASVLAIFFCGLALGSFFFGRIIDQKENSLKLYAFLELGIGLYAFLTPLIFKFVERLQVLVGQNIGSSFYGFQFLTFLLSFLALILPTILMGGTLPVIAKFLLKDQEIGEGVSFLYFINTLGAVMGAFLAGFFLIAFLGVRETIWLAAGINLIIGITILVLCSKYQVSSEDRKIAGKRPNIVPDSLHTNYFLLGVFFLTGLAGLAMEVFWTRTLILFFGASIYAFATVLVSFLLGIAIGSLIFRQWGKKFSQIWLAVFLAILGTWIIFSIPLFEKIPFFLLEIIKTSYTSFGSILFWQFILSFFLMFLATLVMGLLLPLGIKFYQEEEKLVGWSVGSLYAANTLGGVFGSLLAGFFLIPRIGVQKGIWLMAAIYLFLAVWLIVKDKRSFPRILISFVILVILLIGYLWPLWNKHFLVSGPYANWRFFIQDSQEQAEKRMQGSDFLYYREGIEVTVAVKKLGAQVFLRIDGKTDASTGLDIDTQVLSGALPMILHPNPEDVLVVGLGSGITLGSVEQFPAKNIEAVEIEPAIIEANKYFSEVNHRAIEDQRLKVVTGDGRNYLLKGTEKYDVITSEPSNIWLSGNSKLFTKEYFELAKKRLNKGGIFAHWIQLYSLKTDDLKTEIKTFQSVFPYTTVWDNLSSYDLLLLGSQEPINLDADLISQKLEQKLIKNEFGRIFIESAEQFLSYLALGQEGIVKFIQGAKENTDNHPFLEFSAPKSLYQATTSKNIEAMKDLRPKTDNKYFLFRQHVTLGKMYFTRGETLRALEEYRLAYQIDKTNQWLNQQIGGN